From a single Brassica napus cultivar Da-Ae chromosome C9, Da-Ae, whole genome shotgun sequence genomic region:
- the LOC106378682 gene encoding uncharacterized protein LOC106378682 — translation MDIHDGKLVKFWTDIWHPIGRLIEIVGDRGRLKLGITTSACIADVLVENEWRFRRTRDTTVQNMIVKVQELGVVLETNVQDEVLWKRKDDEYGREFSAAATWEQIRCKRPVVVWSKLIWFAQGVPRYAFITWLAVKDRLSTGSKMPAWGQVQCCVFCGEPDETRNHLFFACPYSYTLWLQVIGTLLRPPPSPDWNDIVARIMARSVRSLQSILLRLAFQVSIYYLWKERNERRHGQPAKPVAQSAKFIEKTIRQRIMSTKYYEKQKLKGLMQCWFSARQP, via the coding sequence ATGGATATTCATGATGGGAAATTGGTGAAATTTTGGACAGATATTTGGCACCCAATCGGCCGACTGATCGAGATCGTGGGGGACCGTGGGAGGCTGAAACTCGGCATAACCACTAGCGCTTGTATTGCGGATGTCCTTGTAGAGAATGAGTGGAGGTTCAGACGTACTCGAGATACGACTGTTCAAAACATGATCGTCAAAGTCCAAGAGTTAGGAGTTGTGCTGGAAACAAATGTACAAGATGAGGTACTTTGGAAAAGGAAGGACGATGAGTATGGAAGGGAATTCTCTGCTGCAGCGACATGGGAACAAATTAGATGCAAAAGGCCGGTGGTAGTCTGGAGTAAGCTTATTTGGTTTGCGCAAGGAGTTCCAAGGTATGCATTTATCACTTGGTTGGCAGTTAAAGATAGACTTTCAACAGGTAGCAAAATGCCAGCTTGGGGGCAGGTTCAATGCTGTGTGTTCTGTGGGGAGCCTGATGAAACTAGAAATCACTTGTTCTTTGCTTGTCCTTACTCGTACACGCTTTGGCTACAAGTGATTGGCACACTCTTGCGGCCTCCTCCATCGCCGGACTGGAATGATATTGTAGCGCGAATCATGGCAAGGTCTGTGAGGAGTTTGCAGTCCATACTCTTGCGGCTAGCATTTCAGGTCTCTATCTATTATCTATGGAAAGAACGGAATGAGAGACGACATGGACAGCCTGCAAAGCCTGTTGCTCAGTCGGCGAAGTTCATTGAAAAGACTATAAGACAAAGGATCATGTCTACAAAGTACTATGAGAAGCAGAAACTCAAAGGACTAATGCAGTGTTGGTTTAGTGCAAGGCAGCCATAG
- the LOC125592385 gene encoding putative F-box/LRR-repeat protein At5g02930 gives MEEPPPKEESNARAGAQNPSNLFGGVDSISSLPDEMLHHFFSFVPTKVAITTSVLSKRWRHVWYKTPYLSFPHHKSSLESIHETLASYTAPKIMRFHLYVDRETSEASERSHHHVDSLIKFAISPNVEKLSLVLNAYYVFPDFFFSNSSLKQLILDSWNYIRPKCTVSWTSLQNLSLRNSSLDESFIKVLSGSPMLECLTLQSCSLSCLDLSESPRLRRLDLEFFNSSPRKCHIVAPHIHYLRMIDFTQKYSLVDVSSSLIEANIDTIYFLPRFWCTQDDPSKDPSKHDYQVMMQTMLEKLQNVENLTVGLSFLEMLSIAEFSGVHFPTFKVKTLTLKTTILRSAVLGIAKLLQNSPELKKIVFYKTEDWNCSVEKYANRYMEPQDLIFPAKSAFKAAKPDLVASFMELLLRNTRTLETLVLQLRSCLNTSNYDELSQIALTLSHKNKVSIVLK, from the exons ATGGAAGAACCACCACCGAAGGAGGAAAGTAACGCCCGTGCGGGTGCACAAAACCCTAGCAACCTCTTTGGCGGTGTAGACTCAATCAGCTCTCTACCAGACGAGATGCTCCACCATTTCTTCTCCTTTGTTCCGACCAAGGTAGCCATCACAACTAGCGTCTTGTCCAAACGTTGGAGGCATGTGTGGTACAAGACACCTTATCTCTCTTTTCCCCATCACAAATCATCTCTTGAATCGATTCACGAAACCCTAGCCAGCTACACTGCCCCAAAAATCATGAGATTCCATCTCTACGTTGACAGAGAAACATCCGAAGCCAGCGAAAGGAGTCATCACCACGTTGATAGCTTGATCAAGTTTGCAATCTCCCCCAACGTGGAGAAGCTTTCTTTGGTATTGAATGCATACTACGTTTTTCCAGATTTCTTCTTCAGCAATTCATCCCTAAAGCAACTCATCTTGGATTCATGGAACTATATTAGACCCAAATGCACCGTTTCTTGGACATCACTTCAGAACTTGTCTTTGAGGAACTCTTCACTCGATGAATCTTTTATTAAGGTTCTGTCTGGTTCTCCAATGCTGGAATGCTTGACATTGCAGTCTTGTTCACTTTCTTGTCTTGATCTGAGTGAATCACCGCGCCTTAGACGACTGGATTTAGAATTCTTCAATTCTTCTCCAAGAAAATGTCATATAGTGGCTCCTCATATCCATTACTTGAGAATGATAGATTTTAcgcaaaaatatagtttagttGATGTCTCCTCCTCTTTAATAGAAGCTAACATAGACACTATCTATTTCTTACCTCGATTCTGGTGTACTCAAGATGATCCCTCGAAGGATCCCTCAAAGCATGATTACCAAGTGATGATGCAAACGATGCTAGAAAAGTTGCAGAACGTTGAGAACCTTACTGTTGGGCTTAGCTTTCTTGAG ATGCTATCTATTGCCGAGTTCAGTGGTGTTCATTTCCCGACGTTTAAGGTCAAAACGTTGACTCTTAAAACAACAATTTTGCGATCTGCGGTTCTTGGTATAGCAAAGCTGCTACAAAACTCACCTGAATtaaagaaaattgttttttacaaAACTGAAGATTGGAACTGCTCAGTG GAGAAATATGCTAATCGCTACATGGAGCCACAAGACCTGATCTTTCCTGCTAAGTCAGCGTTTAAAGCTGCAAAGCCGGATCTCGTGGCTTCCTTCATGGAACTTTTGCTGCGAAACACAAGAACACTAGAGACATTGGTTCTCCAGTTGAGGAGTTGCCTTAATACATCAAATTATGATGAGCTGTCTCAAATCGCTCTTACACTTTCTCACAAAAATAAGGTCTCCATTGTGCTGAAATGA